CACGTGCTCGTCGGGCGAGTGGGCCTCGAACCCGGCGGTGCCCGGACCGCCCAGGGTGACCCGGAGCAGCCCGGAGCCGACCCGGCCGGTGCGCACGACCTCGGCCGCGCGGACGCGGATGGGGTAGCCCACCTTCTCCGCGGCGCGGCCCGCGCGGACCTCGGCGATCCGCTCCAGGTGCCGGTCGCGGTGGTCGACCCGGCTCACGCGCGCGTCCCGGCGACCAGCTCGGCCCAGCGCTCCAGGCGCGGGTCCTCGGCCAGGTCCGCGAACTCCAGGCCGGTCGCGCCGGCGGCGCGCCACCGCTCGACCAGGCTCATGATCCGCATCGAGTCCAGGCCGAGGTCGAGCAGGTCCGCGTCCGGCTCCAGTTCGGCGGGCGCGACGCCCAGCAGGTCGGCGACGTCGGCGCGGACGCGTTCGACGGACAGCGGTTCGGTGCCGTGCTGGTCGGGGTTGCTCATCGGGTGGCTCCGGCGGGGATCGGGGCCGACAGCGCGGCGAGCGCGTCGGCGGTGGTGGTGACGGCGCCGCAGCGCTGGGCGACGTACTCGCACGCCTGGTCGTGCCGCTCGCGGGAGAAGTCGGCGACCGCGTCGCTCACCAGGAACGGCCGGACGTCGCGCATGAACGCCTCCACGGCCGTGGCCAGGCAGCCGATGTGCGCGTAGACGCCGGTGATCAGGAGCTGGTCGCGGCCCAGCTCGTCGAGCTGCTCGCCGAAGGTGCTGCGCTGGAACGCGCTGTAGCGCCACTTGGTCAGCACGGTGTCGCCCGGCGCGGGCGCCAGCTCGGTCACGATGTCGGCGGCGGCGGGGTCGGCGTCGATGACCCCGCCGATGCCCGGTCCCCAGAACTCGGTGAGCAGGCCGCGGTCGGCGGCCTCCGGGCGGGCCGGCTGCGCGGTGTAGAACACCGGGATGCCCCGCTCCCGCGCCACCGCGATCAGCGCGGCGGTGTTGGCGACCATCTCGGGCAGCGGCGCGCCCCGGTACGGCGCCAGGAAGTAGCGCTGCGCGTCGTGCACGAGCAGCGCCGCGCGCGCCGGGTCGGGTCGCCAGGCCACCCGGCCCGCGGGCAGGTCGGCCGCGGTGGGCATCGGGTAGGGCCGGATCTCCGGCAGGGACACGTCTCACCCCTCCTTCGCCAGGGCGGCCAGCGCCGCCCGCAGTTCGCGCTTGCTGGTCTTGCCGACGCCCGTCACCGGGAACGCCTCGACGACCTGGACCAGGTCGGGCACCTTGAACGCGGCCACGCCGCGGTCCCGGACGAAGCGGCGCAGCTCCGGGGCGGTGGGCGCGGCGCCCGCCACGGGCACCACGTAGGCGCAGGTCCGCTCGCCCAGGTAGGCGTCGGGCACCGCGACCACGGCGGCGTCGAGCACGCCGGGGTGGGCCATCAGGTGGTTCTCCACCTCTTCGGCGGCCACCTTCTCCCCGCCCCGGTTGATCTGCTCCTTGGCCCGGCCGACGACCTCCAGGTGCCCGGTCGGCGTGCGCCGCACGAGGTCCCCGGTGCGGTAGAAGCCGTCCGGGGTGAACGCGGTCGCGTTGTGCGCGTCGGCCCGGTAGTAGCCGCGGATGGTGTACGGGCCGCGGGTCAGCAGGGCGCCGACCTCGCCGGGCGGCACCTCGGCGGTCGACGCGGCCCGCGGGTCGTCCGGGTCGACCACGCGGATCTCGTCGTCGAGCGAGATCGGCCTGCCCTGGGTGGACAGCACGACCTCGTCCGGGTCGTCGAGCCGGGTGTAGCAGACCAGGCCCTCGGCCATGCCGAACACCTGCTGGAGCCGGCAGCCCAGCGCGGGGCCGATCCGCTCGGCCAGCTCGCGGCCGCACTTGGCGCCGCCGACGAGCAGCACCTCCAGGCTGGACAGGTCGTGCGCGCCGCGCGCGGCGGCCTGCACCCAGGCGGCGGCCAGCGGCGGCACCACCCCGGTGATGGTGACGCGCTCGGCCTCGATCAGCCGGAACGCGGTGTCGGCGTCGGGGCGCGGCGCCAGCACGACCTTCGCGCCGGCGTGCAGCGCGCCGAGCACACCGGGCGAGCTGAGCGGGTAGTTGTGCGCCACCGGCAGGGCGGCCAGGTAGGCGCTGTCCGGGCGCAGCGCGCAGATCCGGGCGCTCTCCCGGACGCTGTAGAGGTAGTCGTCGTGGGTGCGCGGGATCAGCTTGGGCAGCCCGGTGCTGCCGCCGGAGAGCTGGAGGAACGCCACGCCGGCCGGGTCGGGGTCGGGCAGCTCGCGCGGCGCGGCGGCGGCCAGGTCGGCGAACTCCGCGGACCCGACGACGAGCACGTGCCGCACCGAGGGCACCTCGGCGGCGACGGCGCGCGCGGTGGCCGCGTGGTCGTGCCGCTCGTGCTGGTCGACGGTGAGGACGGCGACGGCCCCGCTCTGCTCGGCGAAGTGCCGCAGCTCGCTGTGGCGGTGCGCGGGCAGCGCGAACACCGGCCAGGCGCCCACCCGCCACAGCCCGAACACCGCGGGCAGGAACTCCGGCACGTTCGGCAGCTGCACCACGACCCGGTCGCCCGCGCGGACGCCCAGCTCCACCAACCCGGCGGCGATCCGGTGCGCCCGGTCGTCCAGGTCGGCGTAGGTCCAGCGGACCTGCCCGCCGCCCTGCTCGCCGACGACGGCGGTGCGGTCGGCGTGGGCGGCGCGCAGCGAGGTGAGCAGCGCGCCGAAGGTCTGGCCGCGCCAGTGCCCGGCGGCGCGGTAGCGGGCCGCGACCTCCG
This portion of the Saccharothrix syringae genome encodes:
- a CDS encoding phosphopantetheine-binding protein is translated as MSNPDQHGTEPLSVERVRADVADLLGVAPAELEPDADLLDLGLDSMRIMSLVERWRAAGATGLEFADLAEDPRLERWAELVAGTRA
- a CDS encoding isochorismatase family protein — encoded protein: MSLPEIRPYPMPTAADLPAGRVAWRPDPARAALLVHDAQRYFLAPYRGAPLPEMVANTAALIAVARERGIPVFYTAQPARPEAADRGLLTEFWGPGIGGVIDADPAAADIVTELAPAPGDTVLTKWRYSAFQRSTFGEQLDELGRDQLLITGVYAHIGCLATAVEAFMRDVRPFLVSDAVADFSRERHDQACEYVAQRCGAVTTTADALAALSAPIPAGATR
- a CDS encoding (2,3-dihydroxybenzoyl)adenylate synthase, with translation MNADHVPWPPEVAARYRAAGHWRGQTFGALLTSLRAAHADRTAVVGEQGGGQVRWTYADLDDRAHRIAAGLVELGVRAGDRVVVQLPNVPEFLPAVFGLWRVGAWPVFALPAHRHSELRHFAEQSGAVAVLTVDQHERHDHAATARAVAAEVPSVRHVLVVGSAEFADLAAAAPRELPDPDPAGVAFLQLSGGSTGLPKLIPRTHDDYLYSVRESARICALRPDSAYLAALPVAHNYPLSSPGVLGALHAGAKVVLAPRPDADTAFRLIEAERVTITGVVPPLAAAWVQAAARGAHDLSSLEVLLVGGAKCGRELAERIGPALGCRLQQVFGMAEGLVCYTRLDDPDEVVLSTQGRPISLDDEIRVVDPDDPRAASTAEVPPGEVGALLTRGPYTIRGYYRADAHNATAFTPDGFYRTGDLVRRTPTGHLEVVGRAKEQINRGGEKVAAEEVENHLMAHPGVLDAAVVAVPDAYLGERTCAYVVPVAGAAPTAPELRRFVRDRGVAAFKVPDLVQVVEAFPVTGVGKTSKRELRAALAALAKEG